In the genome of Phlebotomus papatasi isolate M1 chromosome 2, Ppap_2.1, whole genome shotgun sequence, one region contains:
- the LOC129804369 gene encoding heat shock protein beta-1 isoform X1 → MAESNKCNIPIKLGDFSVIDTEFASIRERFDAEMRKMEDEMAKFRSELMNREANFFETTSSSTTKKTTTTSSTTTQSNAGNTALSQRPKQNYVSDINSPLIQEDGDNKVLKLRFDVSQYTPEEIVVKTVDNKLLVHAKHEEKSDTKSVYREYNREFLLPKGVAPESIRSSLSKDGVLTVDAPLPPSLTAAETLIPIAHH, encoded by the exons atGGCTGAGAGCAACAAATGCAACATCCCAATCAAATTGGGCGATTTTAGTGTCATCGATACCGAATTTGCTTCAATCCGTGAGCGTTTTGATGCCGAAATGCGCAAAATGGAAGATGAAATGGCCAAATTCAGATCTGAATTAATGAACCGCGAAGCCAATTTCTTCGAGACTACATCAAG CTCGACCACGAAAAAGACTACAACCACCAG TTCCACAACAACCCAAAGCAACGCGGGAAATACCGCACTGTCTCAGAGGCCGAAGCAGAATTACGTGAGCGACATAAATTCCCCACTTATTCAG GAGGATGGTGACAATAAGGTGCTTAAATTAAGATTCGACGTGAGCCAGTACACACCTGAGGAAATTGTCGTAAAGACAGTTGATAACAAATTGCTGGTGCATGCAAAACACGAAGAGAAATCTGACACAAAGAGCGTCTACCGCGAGTATAACCGTGAATTCTTGCTGCCCAAGGGAGTCGCCCCAGAATCCATTAGGTCATCCCTCAGCAAAGACGGTGTCTTGACAGTGGATGCCCCTCTGCCACCATCCCTCACAGCAGCTGAGACCCTCATCCCAATTGCACACCACTAA
- the LOC129804369 gene encoding heat shock protein beta-1 isoform X2, protein MAESNKCNIPIKLGDFSVIDTEFASIRERFDAEMRKMEDEMAKFRSELMNREANFFETTSSSTTTQSNAGNTALSQRPKQNYVSDINSPLIQEDGDNKVLKLRFDVSQYTPEEIVVKTVDNKLLVHAKHEEKSDTKSVYREYNREFLLPKGVAPESIRSSLSKDGVLTVDAPLPPSLTAAETLIPIAHH, encoded by the exons atGGCTGAGAGCAACAAATGCAACATCCCAATCAAATTGGGCGATTTTAGTGTCATCGATACCGAATTTGCTTCAATCCGTGAGCGTTTTGATGCCGAAATGCGCAAAATGGAAGATGAAATGGCCAAATTCAGATCTGAATTAATGAACCGCGAAGCCAATTTCTTCGAGACTACATCAAG TTCCACAACAACCCAAAGCAACGCGGGAAATACCGCACTGTCTCAGAGGCCGAAGCAGAATTACGTGAGCGACATAAATTCCCCACTTATTCAG GAGGATGGTGACAATAAGGTGCTTAAATTAAGATTCGACGTGAGCCAGTACACACCTGAGGAAATTGTCGTAAAGACAGTTGATAACAAATTGCTGGTGCATGCAAAACACGAAGAGAAATCTGACACAAAGAGCGTCTACCGCGAGTATAACCGTGAATTCTTGCTGCCCAAGGGAGTCGCCCCAGAATCCATTAGGTCATCCCTCAGCAAAGACGGTGTCTTGACAGTGGATGCCCCTCTGCCACCATCCCTCACAGCAGCTGAGACCCTCATCCCAATTGCACACCACTAA